One part of the Sorangiineae bacterium MSr11954 genome encodes these proteins:
- a CDS encoding branched-chain amino acid transaminase, which yields MVEKLKKIWCDGEFVDWDAATIHVLTHSLHYGIAAWDGVRAYQRKDGASYVFRLREHIDRLFDSCKLCLLKPAQSPEAIFSACVQTLRVNGMVDGYLRPMVYVGDGAMGVYAPDNTIHSTIMAWRWAAHLGADANDRGIRAKISSFARPHPASAVVKAKITGQYTNSALARAEVKHAGYDEAIHLAVDGYVSEASGSNVFLAKRGVLYTPDLASAILEGVTRDTVIVLARELGMTVVEGRVTREQLWLADEVFLTGTAAEIVPVREIDDRRIGDGHVGAITRKLQERYADITRGSDTSHPEWLTRVGA from the coding sequence ATGGTCGAGAAACTGAAGAAAATCTGGTGCGATGGCGAGTTCGTCGACTGGGACGCTGCCACGATCCACGTGCTCACCCACTCGCTCCACTATGGAATAGCTGCGTGGGACGGGGTGCGCGCGTATCAGCGTAAAGACGGAGCCAGCTATGTCTTCCGATTGCGCGAGCACATCGATCGTTTGTTCGATTCCTGTAAGCTCTGCCTCCTGAAGCCCGCGCAATCTCCGGAGGCCATCTTCTCGGCGTGCGTTCAAACGCTCCGCGTCAATGGAATGGTCGACGGTTATCTACGGCCGATGGTCTACGTGGGAGACGGGGCCATGGGCGTGTACGCGCCCGACAATACGATTCACAGCACCATCATGGCCTGGCGATGGGCCGCGCACCTCGGCGCCGACGCGAACGACCGCGGCATCCGCGCCAAGATCAGCTCCTTCGCGCGGCCGCACCCGGCCTCGGCGGTGGTGAAGGCCAAGATCACGGGGCAGTACACGAACAGCGCGCTCGCCCGCGCCGAGGTCAAGCACGCGGGCTACGACGAGGCGATCCATCTCGCGGTCGACGGCTATGTCAGCGAGGCGTCGGGCTCGAACGTCTTTCTCGCGAAGCGCGGGGTGCTCTACACGCCGGATCTCGCGAGCGCGATCCTCGAGGGCGTCACGCGCGACACGGTGATCGTGCTCGCGCGCGAGCTGGGGATGACGGTGGTGGAGGGCCGGGTGACCCGCGAGCAGCTCTGGCTCGCCGACGAAGTGTTCTTGACCGGCACCGCCGCGGAGATCGTCCCCGTGCGCGAGATCGACGATCGCCGCATCGGCGATGGCCATGTCGGCGCCATCACGCGAAAGCTGCAAGAGCGCTACGCGGATATCACGCGAGGGAGCGACACGTCGCATCCCGAGTGGCTCACGCGCGTCGGAGCGTGA
- a CDS encoding DHA2 family efflux MFS transporter permease subunit yields the protein MTASAGANANASAGEDETILRGNKALITVGAMLAGLMAFLDISIVNVALNDIRANFGTPLDRIAWVSTSYAMANITIIPMSGWLLKRFGFRRYYAASILVFTAASVLCGLSWDLLSLVLFRILQGLGGGAIIPTSQSVLFSRYPEKQHGMAGALFAIGAITGPLLGPTIGGYLVEWASWHWIFFVNLPFGLFAAYIAWTKIEQPKFVPDRAKVDRFGIALLAIGMVSLQYVLEEGNRDGWFESTTITVLAVVAAIAIIGFISHELEVDHPVVELRVFANRGYTAATALNFLVGTVVFAGSLLLSLYCGTIMHYRALDIGRVFLLGSWIQLFIFPLAGKLVTKVDPRLLLVFANVGIFTSLWLNAHLTPSADTAAIVTPLFIRAVGTGIGFVPLTFLAVASLPPAQRPGGTALFNLTRELGASIGTAWMSTMLDRESKRSFTFLTSHVDAYGAAAAEQLAALQRGPGARLFDPEHGALAVLKLRIAQQALLKAFNSSFLLLAIAFLSASWLILVMRRPGPAPAKAAPTQDH from the coding sequence GTGACCGCCAGCGCCGGCGCGAACGCGAACGCAAGCGCGGGCGAAGACGAGACCATCTTACGCGGCAACAAGGCGCTCATCACGGTGGGCGCCATGCTGGCCGGGTTGATGGCCTTCCTCGACATCTCCATCGTCAACGTCGCGCTCAACGATATCCGCGCCAACTTCGGAACGCCGCTCGATCGCATCGCCTGGGTCTCGACCTCGTATGCGATGGCGAACATCACCATCATCCCCATGTCGGGGTGGCTCCTCAAGCGATTCGGCTTTCGGCGCTACTACGCGGCCTCGATCCTCGTGTTCACGGCGGCCAGCGTTTTGTGCGGGCTCTCGTGGGACCTGCTCTCCCTGGTCCTCTTCCGCATCCTGCAAGGGCTCGGGGGCGGCGCCATCATCCCCACGTCGCAGAGCGTGCTCTTCTCGCGCTACCCCGAAAAGCAACATGGGATGGCGGGGGCGCTCTTTGCCATCGGCGCCATCACCGGCCCCTTGCTGGGCCCCACCATCGGCGGCTACTTGGTCGAGTGGGCGAGCTGGCACTGGATCTTCTTCGTCAATCTTCCGTTCGGCCTCTTCGCCGCGTACATCGCGTGGACGAAGATCGAGCAGCCGAAATTCGTCCCCGATCGCGCCAAGGTCGATCGCTTCGGCATCGCGCTGCTCGCCATCGGCATGGTGTCGCTCCAGTACGTGCTGGAAGAGGGCAACCGAGACGGCTGGTTCGAGAGCACGACCATCACGGTGCTCGCGGTGGTCGCCGCCATCGCGATCATCGGCTTCATCAGCCACGAGCTGGAGGTAGACCACCCGGTGGTGGAGCTGCGCGTCTTCGCCAACCGCGGGTACACGGCGGCCACCGCGCTCAATTTTCTGGTGGGCACCGTGGTCTTCGCCGGCTCGCTGCTCCTGTCGCTCTACTGCGGCACCATCATGCACTACCGCGCGCTCGACATCGGCCGCGTGTTCCTCTTGGGGAGCTGGATTCAGCTCTTCATCTTTCCGCTCGCCGGAAAGCTGGTCACCAAGGTCGATCCGCGCCTGCTCCTGGTGTTCGCCAACGTGGGGATCTTCACCAGCCTCTGGCTCAACGCGCACCTGACCCCGAGCGCCGACACGGCCGCCATCGTCACCCCGTTGTTCATCCGCGCGGTGGGCACCGGCATCGGCTTCGTGCCGCTCACCTTCCTCGCCGTGGCGTCCCTCCCCCCGGCCCAGCGCCCGGGCGGCACCGCGCTCTTCAACCTGACGCGCGAGCTCGGCGCCTCCATCGGCACGGCATGGATGAGCACCATGCTCGATCGCGAGAGCAAGCGCTCCTTCACCTTCCTCACCAGCCACGTCGACGCGTATGGCGCCGCCGCCGCCGAGCAACTCGCCGCGCTCCAACGCGGCCCCGGCGCGCGCCTCTTCGACCCCGAGCACGGCGCCCTGGCCGTGCTCAAGCTGCGCATCGCCCAACAGGCGCTGCTCAAGGCCTTCAACAGCAGCTTCTTGCTGCTCGCCATCGCGTTCCTCTCCGCCAGCTGGCTCATTCTGGTGATGCGCCGCCCCGGCCCCGCCCCGGCCAAGGCAGCCCCCACGCAGGATCATTGA
- a CDS encoding 2-dehydropantoate 2-reductase codes for MMEVAFVGAGGVGGHFGGLLARKGVSVHYVARGRHLEAIRRDGLRVEAASGTFTVRPASVEADARAVPTCGAVFLCVKTYDLDPAIEALRPFAGERACFVPLLNGVDAVDKLAAAFPGRTVGGQCSVLAEVLEPGVIRQARGPQQIVVGELDHRRTSRLEAIASVFAGSGAEVVLSESIQADLWTKLIFIGCLAGVVAATRSSVGEVLACAESRALYLSALREAVAVARAEGVALRPNIVEATMMRAEGTEPATKFSLLRDVEARRRTEVDAMVGAIVRRGRARGVATPAHEFLVAALLPAHLRGLQS; via the coding sequence ATGATGGAGGTTGCATTCGTCGGTGCCGGTGGGGTGGGGGGCCACTTCGGCGGCTTGCTGGCGCGAAAAGGCGTTTCCGTCCATTACGTGGCCCGCGGCCGGCACCTCGAAGCAATCCGGCGCGATGGGCTCCGGGTGGAGGCGGCGTCCGGAACATTCACGGTTCGTCCTGCCAGCGTGGAGGCCGATGCGCGCGCCGTTCCGACTTGCGGCGCCGTCTTCCTGTGCGTGAAGACGTACGATCTGGATCCGGCCATCGAGGCGCTGCGCCCGTTCGCGGGGGAGCGCGCGTGCTTCGTTCCGCTGCTCAATGGGGTCGACGCCGTCGACAAGCTCGCGGCCGCCTTTCCGGGCCGCACGGTGGGCGGGCAGTGCAGCGTGCTCGCGGAGGTGCTGGAGCCCGGGGTGATCCGGCAAGCCCGCGGGCCGCAGCAAATCGTGGTGGGGGAGCTGGATCACCGCCGAACGAGCCGGCTGGAAGCGATCGCCAGCGTCTTTGCCGGCTCGGGCGCGGAGGTCGTCCTCTCGGAGTCGATCCAGGCGGATCTCTGGACCAAGTTGATCTTCATCGGCTGCCTGGCGGGCGTGGTCGCGGCCACGCGCAGCTCGGTGGGGGAGGTGCTCGCCTGCGCGGAGTCGCGCGCGCTGTACCTCTCGGCGCTTCGCGAGGCGGTGGCGGTGGCTCGCGCGGAGGGGGTGGCGCTCCGGCCCAATATCGTCGAAGCGACCATGATGCGCGCGGAGGGGACCGAGCCCGCCACGAAGTTTTCACTCTTGCGCGATGTGGAGGCCCGGCGCCGGACGGAGGTCGATGCCATGGTTGGTGCGATTGTTCGTCGCGGGCGCGCCCGCGGGGTGGCTACGCCAGCCCACGAATTTTTGGTTGCCGCCTTGCTCCCCGCGCATTTGCGCGGATTGCAGTCCTGA
- a CDS encoding PaaI family thioesterase — MSERIRQPKTLRHLERLKQLVRGEIPPPPIAELLGFHLVEIELGRSTIRLEASKRHANPMGTLHGGVISDVADAALGLAMVTTVEEDESFTTLDLTAKYFKPIWNARLSFDARVTKRTRALGLIECDVTDETGSLVARAYSTCMVLRGEEAKGR, encoded by the coding sequence ATGAGCGAACGGATTCGGCAGCCGAAGACGCTGCGGCATCTCGAACGATTGAAACAGCTGGTGCGGGGTGAGATCCCTCCCCCGCCCATCGCCGAGCTCTTGGGGTTTCATTTGGTGGAGATCGAGCTCGGTCGCTCCACCATTCGCCTGGAGGCGTCCAAGCGCCACGCGAACCCCATGGGAACGCTCCACGGCGGCGTCATCTCCGACGTCGCCGACGCGGCGCTGGGGCTGGCCATGGTGACCACGGTGGAGGAAGACGAGAGCTTCACCACCCTGGATCTCACCGCCAAGTACTTCAAACCCATTTGGAACGCGCGCCTCTCCTTCGACGCGCGCGTCACCAAACGAACGCGCGCGCTCGGCCTCATCGAGTGCGACGTCACCGACGAGACCGGGAGCCTGGTGGCCCGCGCGTACAGCACGTGCATGGTGCTGCGCGGCGAGGAGGCAAAAGGGCGATGA
- a CDS encoding fatty acid desaturase family protein translates to MNCNERLTGASQSSDDGGGGRAASGSAGAGVLAGEERRPDDYHGTIADRVPPERIRELSRIDQTRSVLHSAGEWVLIAAAIALCERVGSIWLYPVTVAFLGGRQHALFHLAHEATHYHLFRNRKVNDVFGDVVLAWASFHSIPLYRKRHFGHHRNIGNIDDPHIAETYQRSPTEWRFPKTRGALALWMLRRLTGLTFPRYMRAFVRGFTHAPSRGYIAFKIAYYAAMFGAITALGGWRIWLLYWIVPLATWTPMIRDLRLAAEHFGIDGEEDLIGGKSRTVLPSVLGRIFVCSKGTYFHSEHHDYPSVPFYHLRRLHEEMRDNPRLLPRLHLTMGYGRVLAQLSAASSSPRAEARTGT, encoded by the coding sequence ATGAACTGTAACGAGCGCCTGACGGGCGCCTCGCAGTCGAGCGATGATGGCGGCGGTGGTCGTGCCGCGAGTGGTAGTGCCGGTGCCGGCGTGCTCGCGGGTGAAGAGCGCAGGCCGGACGACTACCATGGCACGATCGCCGATCGTGTGCCGCCCGAGCGTATCCGTGAGCTGTCTCGGATCGACCAGACGCGCAGCGTGCTCCACTCCGCGGGCGAATGGGTGCTCATCGCCGCGGCCATCGCGCTCTGCGAGCGCGTGGGCAGCATTTGGCTCTACCCGGTGACGGTCGCCTTCCTGGGCGGGCGCCAGCACGCCTTGTTCCACCTGGCGCACGAGGCCACGCACTACCATTTGTTCCGAAATCGGAAGGTGAACGACGTTTTTGGCGACGTCGTCCTCGCGTGGGCGAGTTTTCACTCGATTCCGCTCTACCGCAAGCGGCACTTCGGCCACCACCGGAACATCGGCAACATCGATGACCCGCACATCGCCGAAACGTACCAGCGGAGCCCCACCGAGTGGCGCTTTCCGAAGACGCGCGGTGCCCTCGCTCTGTGGATGCTGCGGAGGCTCACGGGCCTGACGTTCCCCCGCTACATGCGGGCCTTCGTGCGCGGGTTCACCCATGCGCCTTCGCGCGGCTACATCGCGTTCAAGATCGCCTATTACGCGGCGATGTTCGGGGCCATCACCGCCCTCGGCGGCTGGCGCATTTGGCTCCTTTACTGGATCGTGCCGCTCGCCACCTGGACGCCGATGATCCGGGACCTGCGCCTCGCCGCCGAGCATTTCGGCATCGACGGCGAGGAGGATCTCATCGGCGGCAAATCGCGCACCGTGTTGCCCTCGGTGCTGGGGCGGATCTTCGTTTGCTCGAAGGGTACGTATTTCCATAGCGAGCATCACGATTATCCGAGTGTGCCCTTCTACCACCTGCGGCGCTTGCACGAGGAGATGCGCGACAATCCGCGCCTTCTCCCGCGTCTCCATCTCACGATGGGGTACGGGAGGGTGCTCGCGCAATTGAGCGCGGCGTCGTCGTCGCCGCGGGCAGAGGCCCGGACAGGGACGTAA
- a CDS encoding TetR/AcrR family transcriptional regulator — translation MNAKAERKERSHETILQSASRLLRERGIAGARVADVMMGAGLTVGGFYAHFGSKEELIDETLRRTGAALRQHLFGRVDEKPAADRVVVILKRYLSARNRDEFLRGCPLPAVMSEVGTTAPQHRDALRVEIEAMASGIEEHLPPHALPRRYLALGLVALMTGGLSLARAFRGTEMSDEVLKACRALGAFAARGGADDAAIARAPSASRASHEGGELE, via the coding sequence ATGAACGCCAAGGCCGAACGAAAAGAGCGATCGCACGAGACCATCCTGCAATCTGCCTCGCGCCTTTTGCGCGAGCGGGGCATCGCCGGCGCGCGGGTGGCCGACGTGATGATGGGCGCGGGGCTCACCGTGGGCGGCTTTTACGCGCACTTTGGCTCGAAAGAGGAGCTCATCGACGAGACCTTGCGCCGCACCGGCGCGGCGCTGCGGCAGCACCTCTTTGGCCGCGTCGATGAAAAGCCGGCGGCCGATCGCGTGGTGGTGATCCTCAAACGCTACCTCTCGGCCCGAAATCGCGACGAGTTTCTGCGCGGCTGTCCCCTGCCGGCCGTCATGAGCGAGGTCGGCACCACCGCGCCCCAGCACCGCGACGCGCTCCGCGTGGAGATCGAGGCCATGGCCTCGGGGATCGAGGAGCACCTGCCGCCGCACGCCCTTCCGCGCCGCTATCTGGCGCTGGGGTTGGTCGCGCTGATGACCGGGGGTCTCAGCTTGGCGCGCGCATTCCGTGGGACCGAGATGTCCGACGAGGTGCTCAAAGCGTGCAGGGCCTTGGGCGCATTTGCCGCGCGCGGCGGCGCAGACGACGCAGCCATCGCGCGCGCGCCGTCCGCCTCGCGCGCCTCACATGAAGGTGGAGAACTGGAATGA
- a CDS encoding iron-containing redox enzyme family protein produces the protein MSQSNDHAKHVAGDHGVAITVPEHLDHQSWTHLHERRRELPEAQPPRAFVRDLARQIGKDGENNIGKLLKMFYDGQLSREQVKDWVMQWYYQARAFPPLIAQLIANSGGYYGLHERFSINVYEELGAGDPQKEHPLLLRRCAVALGATDEEAEFIVPYPETLLYVEYRAKLVRDASFIEGVACASYVNELTIPGFYRKVALGLREQFVLSDDDCEFFWVHVGKEGVENDYGGDIQHADEAAAVLERYATTAETQERCRQAVWRALQAKKVYWNGLLREIVLKREPRFRDFLVT, from the coding sequence ATGTCCCAATCGAACGACCACGCGAAGCATGTGGCTGGCGATCATGGCGTAGCGATTACGGTTCCGGAGCACCTGGACCACCAGTCTTGGACTCACCTCCACGAGCGCCGGCGTGAGCTGCCCGAAGCACAGCCGCCGCGGGCCTTCGTTCGCGATCTGGCGCGACAGATTGGCAAAGACGGCGAAAACAACATCGGCAAGCTGCTGAAGATGTTCTACGACGGCCAGCTCTCGCGCGAGCAGGTCAAAGACTGGGTGATGCAGTGGTATTATCAGGCGCGCGCATTTCCGCCCTTGATCGCTCAGCTCATCGCCAACTCGGGGGGATATTACGGGCTTCACGAGCGTTTCTCGATCAACGTGTACGAGGAGCTCGGGGCCGGTGACCCACAAAAAGAGCACCCGCTGCTCCTGCGCCGCTGCGCGGTGGCTCTGGGCGCGACCGACGAAGAGGCGGAGTTCATCGTTCCCTATCCGGAGACCTTGCTCTACGTCGAATACCGCGCAAAGTTGGTGCGGGACGCGTCGTTCATCGAGGGGGTGGCGTGCGCCTCGTACGTCAATGAGCTCACGATTCCGGGCTTTTACCGCAAGGTGGCCCTTGGATTGCGCGAACAGTTCGTCTTGTCCGACGACGATTGCGAGTTCTTCTGGGTGCACGTCGGCAAGGAGGGCGTGGAGAACGATTACGGCGGGGACATCCAGCACGCCGACGAAGCGGCCGCCGTGCTCGAACGCTATGCGACAACGGCAGAGACGCAGGAGCGCTGTCGGCAGGCGGTCTGGCGCGCGCTGCAGGCCAAGAAGGTTTATTGGAATGGCCTTTTGCGCGAGATTGTTTTGAAGCGTGAACCCCGATTTCGCGACTTCTTGGTGACATGA
- a CDS encoding thiamine pyrophosphate-binding protein, whose product MRGSDLLLQSLLKYGVNRVFGILGREAEVLNFHHPELDFFLTRHEFTAGVAADAFARVSGRAQACFSTFGPGATNLATGVASACLDRSPMLAMSAQIETDDALHNHVHQCLDQVEIMRSMCKYASELRDPRQIPAEVRKALEAAYSELMGPSYLSLPVNVLGAEIPDAEGQALLGQAGAIHPKKAPQSDAADLKAVHELLVKAERPVVIVGNSLHREDAVAEARAFVAKYQIPAVSSLASKGIISDDDPCSLGAINRYLNGILKMPVIDEVFGKADVVVLLGFDICEDVKPAMWLTGRKKTIVRIGSTPNEASRLVKTDLDIVGSVKQALQTLNRPENEVSRSNWAADIARTIREAKRATGGNGHQHYPTVPPPAIVREVRRALNGDGILCSDIGLHKQYAGLISETTESNTFLCSNGLGSFGSGMALAIGAKLARPEKKVAAIVGDGGFHSNSQDLEFLARYDLPIVIVMMKDSAYGLIKHYQVRGGQEHDKNLVDFLSVDFVKLAEANGCRGVSVQSSKNLRREIERAFELSEPTLIEVPVQYEHQF is encoded by the coding sequence ATGCGCGGTTCCGACCTGCTCCTTCAATCTCTCCTGAAATACGGAGTAAATCGTGTATTTGGCATTCTCGGGCGCGAGGCGGAGGTGCTGAACTTCCACCACCCCGAGCTCGATTTCTTCCTTACGCGGCACGAGTTTACGGCGGGCGTCGCCGCGGACGCGTTCGCGCGGGTGAGCGGACGGGCGCAGGCCTGTTTCTCGACATTTGGTCCCGGCGCGACCAACCTCGCCACCGGCGTGGCGTCCGCCTGTTTGGATCGCTCGCCCATGCTGGCCATGTCCGCGCAGATCGAGACGGACGACGCGCTGCACAACCATGTGCACCAGTGCCTCGATCAAGTCGAGATCATGCGGAGCATGTGCAAGTACGCCAGCGAGCTCCGCGATCCGCGCCAAATTCCCGCCGAGGTGCGCAAGGCCCTGGAGGCCGCGTACTCGGAGTTGATGGGACCGTCGTACCTGTCCTTGCCCGTCAATGTGCTGGGCGCCGAGATCCCCGACGCAGAGGGGCAAGCGCTGCTCGGGCAAGCCGGCGCCATCCATCCGAAGAAGGCGCCGCAGAGCGACGCGGCCGATCTCAAGGCGGTTCACGAGCTGCTGGTCAAGGCCGAGCGGCCGGTGGTGATCGTGGGCAACTCGCTGCACCGGGAGGACGCGGTGGCGGAGGCGCGCGCCTTCGTGGCCAAGTACCAGATCCCCGCCGTGAGCAGCTTGGCCTCCAAGGGCATCATCTCCGATGACGATCCCTGTAGCTTGGGCGCCATCAACCGCTATCTGAACGGCATCTTGAAGATGCCCGTGATCGACGAGGTGTTCGGCAAGGCCGACGTGGTGGTCCTCCTCGGGTTCGACATCTGCGAGGACGTCAAGCCGGCGATGTGGCTCACCGGGCGCAAAAAGACCATCGTGCGCATTGGCTCGACCCCCAACGAGGCGAGCCGGCTGGTCAAGACCGATCTGGATATCGTCGGCTCGGTGAAGCAGGCGCTCCAGACCTTGAACCGACCCGAGAACGAGGTGTCGCGCTCGAACTGGGCGGCCGACATCGCGCGCACCATCCGCGAGGCGAAGCGCGCGACGGGGGGCAACGGCCACCAGCATTACCCCACGGTGCCGCCGCCCGCCATCGTGCGCGAGGTTCGCCGTGCTCTCAATGGAGACGGAATTCTCTGCTCCGACATTGGGCTCCACAAGCAATATGCGGGGCTCATCAGCGAGACCACCGAGTCGAACACCTTCCTCTGCTCCAACGGTCTTGGGAGCTTTGGCTCCGGCATGGCCTTGGCCATCGGCGCCAAGCTGGCCCGGCCCGAGAAGAAGGTCGCCGCCATTGTGGGCGACGGTGGGTTCCACTCGAACAGCCAGGACTTGGAGTTCCTCGCCCGCTACGATCTGCCCATCGTCATCGTCATGATGAAGGACTCGGCGTACGGCCTCATCAAGCACTACCAGGTCCGCGGCGGCCAGGAGCACGACAAGAACCTGGTCGACTTCCTCTCCGTCGACTTCGTCAAGCTGGCCGAGGCCAACGGCTGTCGCGGGGTGAGCGTGCAGTCCAGCAAGAACCTACGCCGCGAAATCGAGCGGGCGTTCGAGCTCTCCGAGCCGACGCTCATCGAGGTGCCGGTGCAGTACGAGCATCAATTCTGA
- a CDS encoding acetyl-CoA C-acetyltransferase, producing MNRSYVIDAVRTPRGRGKAGKGALSGVHPQELFAQTLQAIEKRVGFAAREVDDVMVGCVSQVGEQGANVARNAVLAAGWPIEVTGVSLNRFCGSGLQAVNFAAMAVASGAMDLAIAGGVESMSRVPMGGDGGGTDGGNAQLRERFFQVPQGISADLIATVEGFSRAEIDDIALRSQRHAAKAIEEGRFSKSLVPVIDRLSGKALLERDETVRPDTTPEALAALAPSFTALGATPFGPNGETFDQIALAGYPGATTLRHFHTAGNSSGIVDGAAAVAVASEKYVRERGIRARARIRAMTTIGSDPILMLTAPAPASERALRIAGMTASDIDLWEINEAFAAVVLQTIRKLEIDPDRVNVNGGAIALGHPLGATGAILLGTALDELERTGKQTALVTMCIGGGQGIATILERI from the coding sequence ATGAACAGAAGTTATGTGATTGACGCCGTTCGAACGCCTCGCGGTCGCGGCAAAGCAGGAAAAGGTGCGCTGTCGGGGGTTCACCCGCAGGAGCTCTTCGCGCAGACATTGCAGGCCATCGAGAAGCGCGTCGGCTTCGCGGCGCGCGAGGTCGACGATGTCATGGTCGGGTGCGTCTCCCAAGTCGGAGAGCAGGGCGCGAACGTCGCGCGCAACGCGGTGCTGGCGGCGGGCTGGCCCATCGAGGTCACCGGGGTGTCGCTCAACCGGTTCTGCGGCTCCGGGCTGCAAGCGGTGAACTTCGCGGCCATGGCCGTCGCATCGGGCGCCATGGATCTCGCCATCGCGGGCGGGGTCGAGAGCATGTCGCGCGTGCCCATGGGCGGCGACGGCGGCGGCACCGACGGCGGCAACGCGCAGCTTCGCGAGCGCTTCTTCCAGGTGCCCCAGGGGATCAGCGCCGATCTGATCGCCACCGTCGAGGGCTTCTCCCGCGCCGAGATCGACGACATCGCGCTCCGCTCCCAACGGCACGCGGCCAAGGCCATCGAGGAGGGCCGCTTCTCCAAATCGCTGGTGCCCGTGATCGATCGGCTCTCGGGCAAGGCGCTGCTCGAGCGCGACGAGACCGTGCGCCCCGACACCACGCCCGAAGCTCTGGCCGCGCTGGCGCCCTCCTTCACGGCGCTCGGAGCGACGCCGTTCGGCCCCAACGGCGAGACGTTCGATCAAATTGCGCTCGCCGGCTACCCGGGCGCCACCACCCTTCGACACTTCCACACCGCGGGCAACTCCAGCGGCATCGTCGATGGCGCCGCCGCGGTGGCCGTCGCCTCGGAGAAGTACGTCCGCGAGCGGGGCATCCGGGCCCGTGCGCGCATCCGCGCCATGACCACCATCGGCAGCGATCCCATTCTCATGCTCACCGCCCCCGCGCCGGCGAGCGAGCGGGCGCTCCGCATCGCGGGCATGACGGCGAGCGACATCGATCTGTGGGAGATCAACGAGGCCTTCGCGGCCGTCGTCCTTCAGACCATCCGCAAGCTCGAAATCGATCCCGATCGGGTGAACGTGAACGGCGGGGCCATCGCGCTCGGCCACCCCCTCGGCGCGACCGGCGCCATTCTGCTGGGCACCGCGCTGGACGAGCTCGAGCGAACGGGGAAGCAGACGGCCCTCGTCACCATGTGCATCGGCGGCGGACAGGGGATCGCCACCATCCTCGAACGAATCTGA
- a CDS encoding HlyD family secretion protein, with protein MSAAASAAPASDVQTETAAAKPKKARRTPKLIGGLAAVAIVGAGGFHLLTAGRESTDDAQIEGRVMSVSARVTGQVLHVRVTDNQMVNPGDVLVELDPSDYAAKVDAAKADVNAARATAEGARAALALTEKTAPANVVQARGGMTAATSSVLSAQAAIAQAKADVAAFGSRKSLAELNLKRARTLFEQKAVAQAEVDAQQTAFDNENAQLEQARARQVAAEASLTGSNGGVILAKGRLNAADTSTEQLASARAALALAEARREQAEAALKLAELNLSYTTVKALRKGVVSRRTVEEGQLVGPERPLFAVVPLEDVWVVANFKEDQLAEMRAGQPVTVRLDTYGRREFRGKVESVAGGTGARFALLPPDNATGNFIKVVQRIPVLVRFDGVPGVDLRPGMSADVTVDTRQK; from the coding sequence ATGAGCGCAGCCGCGTCCGCAGCACCCGCCAGCGACGTTCAAACCGAGACCGCCGCCGCCAAGCCCAAGAAGGCCCGCCGCACGCCGAAGTTGATCGGCGGCCTCGCCGCGGTGGCCATCGTCGGCGCGGGCGGCTTCCACCTGCTCACCGCGGGGCGCGAGTCCACCGACGACGCGCAGATCGAGGGCCGCGTGATGAGCGTGTCCGCGCGCGTGACGGGCCAAGTGCTCCATGTGCGCGTCACGGACAATCAAATGGTGAACCCGGGCGACGTGCTCGTCGAGCTGGATCCGTCCGACTACGCGGCCAAGGTCGACGCGGCCAAGGCCGACGTCAACGCCGCGCGCGCGACCGCGGAGGGAGCCCGCGCCGCCCTCGCGCTCACCGAGAAAACGGCGCCCGCCAATGTCGTTCAAGCCCGCGGTGGGATGACGGCGGCCACCTCGTCGGTGCTCTCCGCGCAGGCGGCCATCGCCCAGGCAAAGGCCGACGTGGCGGCCTTTGGCTCGCGAAAATCGCTGGCAGAGCTGAATCTCAAACGCGCCCGCACCTTGTTCGAGCAAAAGGCGGTGGCGCAGGCCGAGGTGGACGCGCAGCAAACGGCGTTCGACAACGAGAACGCGCAGCTCGAGCAGGCACGGGCGCGCCAAGTGGCGGCGGAGGCCTCGCTCACGGGCTCGAACGGCGGCGTGATCCTGGCCAAGGGCCGGCTGAACGCGGCCGACACCTCCACCGAGCAGCTGGCGTCGGCCCGCGCGGCGCTGGCGCTGGCCGAGGCGCGGCGCGAGCAGGCGGAGGCGGCGCTGAAGCTGGCGGAGCTGAATCTCTCGTACACGACCGTGAAGGCCTTGCGAAAGGGCGTGGTCTCGCGGCGCACCGTGGAAGAAGGGCAGCTGGTCGGCCCCGAGAGGCCGCTCTTTGCCGTGGTCCCGCTCGAGGACGTGTGGGTGGTGGCCAACTTCAAAGAGGACCAGCTCGCGGAGATGCGCGCCGGGCAGCCGGTCACCGTGCGGCTCGACACCTACGGACGTCGTGAGTTCCGCGGCAAGGTCGAGAGCGTGGCCGGCGGCACCGGGGCACGCTTTGCGCTCCTGCCGCCGGACAATGCCACCGGCAACTTCATCAAGGTGGTGCAGCGCATCCCCGTGCTCGTTCGCTTCGATGGCGTGCCCGGTGTCGACCTCCGTCCCGGCATGAGCGCGGACGTGACGGTCGACACGAGGCAAAAGTGA